A stretch of Malus sylvestris chromosome 11, drMalSylv7.2, whole genome shotgun sequence DNA encodes these proteins:
- the LOC126591052 gene encoding uncharacterized protein LOC126591052 isoform X7 has protein sequence MEKLLVQIFERKKWIVNQAKQQTLLFEQHLASKCLIDGIAPPPWLCSSTDPNNVLKKQELNSGVPLRGALPVIPFSSHCSVFDKPAPTTHSGELPNGLCTELHGLDKGFGAGDEVSVLPRCCVGNAWRVSKSVPQDVREEDPSVTSPEDVRDARILDIYHDPALSAARGAGDGVSILPQCPVSNAACSSNGVPQDPRKEDLSNTSPEDHRDARTSDIYHDPALSLARVQRSKSRQKALEIRNSAKKCFSLDKNNGIGYASGTIGCAISSLQSDHVDELNLFKPPETSDYACEVEEAKIGEFQSKERGTTISSGRITRSRSSGQQERSLNVSGSVCIDQKSGGALADSIGILPQQSNHVNKQLELVNFSHITNDCRPENEAKVGDYFIKKKGSSMYSGRTTRSRSASQEPNRLDEMSKLEHLSNSISEDGVRNSLQQPKHVDEMVEVVKSCDVIDGSCEAKTKVGECWGKGTSDYSGRITRSRSSSRNPNDVNNSPKIDTSCVSVKGDGSIIHHSSGTSTQPPQPLSWTTGDPDFHGAHGSQVSILRSLPAQSNLEFCAVNGEKHSSKEDSSGEYVFRSTGSQAVCRTEKIVKGAIANTSSQRINQSTYAASKKSHDSQRTQISAGRSVPIQCDLDLWAENSTDSSDKENDADHYAGRKTGNNNNSKHLSEKMTRGSAGIRHQDVSSTMVKEVPCTQTSEFVKAATGGETEIDPDVLVEVSGSKLDGTGLKVGVEVLASRQPADCNVFVNPKQLNFDDVEESCRNGCYTPLKEGMQRRSSEKSSLSVMHTEDIRDEGMTVDYQENCNSSLPMNFLGDPEVSVKGKDLQSALSESPAEDSKSISNGNAVISVKEASYDHNDGGTSTLLESGNRESLCGSTGSVEHSPKASLESQGPLSREDVAKSILSRSPVEEKPRHEDQDMIESSESSPKAQIKEGETSDELNVVKPPDTSACEVEEAKIGDFQSKERGTAISSSRTARSRSSGQQESSLNVSDSASNARKTGGTLAGSIGISPRLSNHANQPLESVNFSHITNESCQKKEAKARDHFLLEGSCPQHKRRKIGHKTVDCLSASLDLREHGFYTVSRDSACGNLGSVEHRPKAMLESQGLSVSQEDVVKSNVSRISVEETHQNEDHHMIDWSESSPKAQMTEGRISLGCGNTSGNAPFTFMDKEFEESILSLMKQTGGRSQNSLMEETGVAHPPSIIVDSRSQCIEKNTVSLTLENHLTIGHAEHMTCARREMQEMRFDLEGTSNFGSPRSQSLDLIGSDDTKPELEGFVMQTDDEPTSIAGKGVGFDEWNLPSTTIEHASILEQLCQSACMQTPVACSSASYKLHNIPNLYQSVPTGLLEGVDMRTMNDAVKQLRDGHSCSSEEVGQAFYARSYSDCLLNHSGQSSWDTKKPYLSPVGKLWDITGSRTSSSRKRGSLNPELPCISEENENADEVADIFQDGIVSDALNSSIQRVPLADITEIPNPPASVSKAEPYADRLSLDSVNTEISFTGTHKSFKQRLRIQNSSKRRYNNKETNDIKRTTGSLHNRFSKPKLSGKTSLRKGGPSLSEQEPKRNNIVSSMTSFIPLVQQKQAAAVITGKRDIKVKALEAAEATKRLAEKKENERKMKKEALKLHRSRMEQENMKQLELQKKKKEEERKKKEADMASKKRQREEEERKKERKRMRVEARRQQREHEYKLPAEKVENEMKSQAIDGSGPGGKKSKDETPHKKMEAERGFDNSRNISETEPSTSRISISNAGRESIVHEEFHEAWSNYGYKAEVPSDLDKEMENSIGITSQEQSYDISPYKESDDENDDDDNIIPNSKFIPSWSSKNCLAFAVSCQNRADPGTIFPPESFCCISEVLLPRNHQLNNSRMR, from the exons ATGGAGAAGCTGTTGGTGCAGATCTTCGAGCGGAAGAAATGGATTGTTAACCAAGCAAAGCAGCAGACTTTACTCTTCGAGCAACACCTCGCCTCCAAATGCCTAATAGACGGAATCGCCCCTCCTCCCTGGCTTTGCTCCTCCACCGACCCCAACAATG TGTTGAAAAAACAAGAGCTGAATTCCGGAGTTCCACTCCGTGGCGCGCTGCCTGTGATCCCTTTTAGTAGTCACTGTTCTGTGTTTGACAAGCCAGCTCCCACAACTCACAGTGGGGAGCTACCAAATGGTTTGTGCACTGAACTTCATGGTTTGGACAAAGGTTTTGGTGCTGGAGATGAGGTGTCAGTTTTGCCACGGTGCTGCGTAGGTAATGCTTGGCGTGTTTCCAAAAGCGTTCCTCAAGATGTGAGGGAAGAGGATCCTAGTGTTACATCTCCAGAAGATGTGAGGGATGCAAGAATCTTAGACATTTACCATGATCCAGCTCTATCAGCAGCTAGAGGTGCAGGAGATGGGGTATCAATCTTGCCACAATGCCCTGTTAGTAATGCCGCATGTTCCTCCAACGGTGTTCCTCAAGATCCGAGAAAAGAGGATCTGAGTAATACATCTCCTGAAGATCACAGGGATGCAAGAACCTCTGACATTTACCATGACCCAGCTCTATCACTGGCTAGAGTTCAGAGATCCAAATCCAGACAAAAAGCTTTGGAAATTCGCAACAGTGCCAAAAAATGCTTTTCACTGGACAAGAACAATGGTATTGGGTATGCTAGTGGAACAATTGGGTGTGCGATATCTTCCCTACAGTCTGACCATGTTGATGAACTGAACTTATTCAAACCTCCTGAGACAAGTGATTATGCTTGTGAAGTGGAAGAAGCAAAAATAGGCGAGTTTCAAAGCAAGGAAAGAGGTACTACCATCTCCTCTGGTAGAATTACAAGATCTAGAAGCTCTGGTCAACAGGAGAGGTCTTTGAATGTCAGTGGCTCGGTTTGTATTGACCAAAAAAGTGGCGGTGCACTTGCAGATTCTATTGGCATATTACCTCAGCAGTCCAACCATGTAAATAAACAGTTGGAATTGGTTAATTTCTCTCATATCACTAATGATTGTCGCCCAGAGAATGAAGCAAAAGTAGGTGATTATTTTATCAAGAAAAAGGGAAGCAGCATGTACTCTGGGAGAACAACAAGATCTAGAAGTGCTAGTCAAGAACCTAATCGTCTTGATGAAatgtccaagttggagcatttatCTAACAGCATAAGTGAAGATGGTGTCAGAAATTCATTGCAACAACCGAAACATGTTGATGAAATGGTGGAAGTGGTGAAATCTTGTGATGTTATTGATGGAAGCTGTGAAGCGAAAACAAAAGTGGGGGAGTGCTGGGGCAAGGGAACCAGTGATTACAGTGGCAGAATAACAAGATCCAGAAGTTCTTCCCGAAACCCAAATGATGTTAACAATTCTCCGAAGATAGATACTTCCTGTGTTTCTGTGAAGGGTGATGGCAGTATAATCCATCATTCCAGCGGTACGTCAACACAGCCACCTCAGCCTTTAAGTTGGACTACAGGAGATCCTGATTTCCATGGTGCACATGGGTCTCAAGTGTCCATTTTAAGGTCTCTACCTGCTCAAAGTAATCTTGAGTTTTGTGCAGTAAATGGGGAAAAGCATTCAAGTAAGGAGGATTCTTCTGGGGAGTATGTCTTCAGAAGTACTGGGTCACAAGCTGTGTGTAGGACTGAAAAAATAGTGAAAGGTGCCATCGCCAATACATCCAGTCAAAGAATTAATCAGTCAACATATGCTGCATCTAAAAAGTCTCATGATTCACAGAGAACTCAAATATCTGCTGGAAGGTCTGTTCCAATTCAATGTGATCTAGATCTGTGGGCAGAGAATTCAACAGATTCTTCAGACAAGGAAAATGATGCAGATCACTATGCTGGTAGAAAGACAggtaacaacaacaacagcaaGCATTTGTCAGAGAAAATGACTCGTGGGTCTGCAGGAATCAGGCACCAGGATGTGTCAAGTACTATGGTAAAAGAGGTACCTTGTACGCAAACCAGTGAATTTGTTAAAGCTGCAACTGGTGGAGAAACTGAAATTGATCCTGATGTATTGGTTGAAGTTTCTGGATCAAAATTGGATGGTACTGGGCTTAAAGTTGGAGTGGAAGTTTTAGCCTCAAGGCAGCCAGCTGATTGTAATGTGTTTGTGAATCCCAAGCAACTTAATTTTGATGATGTGGAAGAGTCCTGTAGGAATGGATGTTATACTCCTCTTAAAGAGGGGATGCAGCGAAGGTCATCAGAGAAAAGTTCTCTTTCCGTGATGCACACTGAAGATATACGGGACGAAGGAATGACTGTTGATTACCAAGAAAACTGTAACTCATCCTTGCCGATGAATTTTCTCGGGGATCCAGAAGTTTCAGTCAAAGGAAAGGACCTCCAGAGTGCTTTATCTGAATCCCCTGCAGAGGATTCTAAAAGTATCTCTAATGGAAATGCTGTCATATCAGTAAAAGAGGCATCCTATGATCATAATGATGGAGGTACTAGTACTCTGCTAGAAAGTGGCAATAGAGAGTCTCTGTGTGGAAGCACAGGAAGCGTAGAGCACAGTCCAAAGGCCTCACTAGAATCTCAAGGCCCACTTTCTCGGGAGGATGTTGCAAAATCAATTCTTAGTAGAAGTCCAGTTGAAGAAAAGCCTCGACATGAGGACCAAGACATGATAGAGAGCTCTGAATCTTCACCCAAGGCACAGATTAAAGAG GGTGAAACTAGTGATGAACTGAACGTAGTCAAACCTCCTGATACAAGTGCTTGCGAAGTGGAAGAGGCAAAAATAGGTGATTTTCAAAGCAAGGAAAGAGGCACTGCTATCTCCTCTAGTAGAACTGCAAGATCTAGAAGCTCTGGCCAACAGGAGAGCTCTTTGAATGTCAGTGATTCAGCCAGTAATGCCAGAAAAACTGGCGGTACACTTGCAGGTTCTATTGGCATATCACCTCGGCTGTCTAACCATGCAAATCAACCCTTGGAATCGGTTAATTTTTCTCATATCACTAATGAAAGTTGccaaaagaaggaagcaaagGCAAGAGATCACTTTCTTTTGGAGGGTTCATGCCCTCAGCATAAACGAAGAAAGATTGGGCATAAAACAGTTGATTGCTTGTCTGCTTCCTTGGACTTGAGAGAACATGGCTTTTACACTGTCAGTAGAGATTCTGCGTGTGGGAACTTGGGAAGTGTAGAACATCGTCCAAAGGCCATGCTAGAATCTCAAGGACTTTCAGTTTCCCAGGAGGATGTTGTGAAATCAAATGTCAGCAGAATCTCAGTCGAAGAAACACATCAAAATGAGGATCACCACATGATAGATTGGTCTGAATCTTCACCTAAGGCACAGATGACAGAG GGTAGAATCAGCTTGGGATGCGGGAATACAAGTGGGAATGCACCTTTCACTTTCATGGATAAAGAATTTGAAGAATCAATCTTAAGTTTGATGAAGCAGACTGGTGGCCGGTCTCAAAATTCTTTGATGGAGGAAACAGGAGTAGCACATCCGCCAAGCATTATCGTTGATTCACGAAGTCAATGCATAGAAAAGAACACTGTTTCATTAACTCTTGAGAATCATCTTACAATAGGACATGctgaacatatgacttgtgCTCGAAGAGAAATGCAGGAAATGAGATTTGATCTTGAAGGGACCAGTAATTTTGGATCTCCACGTAGTCAATCCTTGGATTTGATTGGTTCCGATGATACAAAGCCTGAGCTTGAGGGGTTCGTTATGCAAACAGATGATGAACCAACAAGCATTGCTGGAAAGGGAGTTGGCTTTGACGAGTGGAACCTTCCAAGCACTACAATTGAACATGCCAGCATTCTGGAGCAGCTGTGCCAATCTGCTTGCATGCAAACTCCAGTTGCATGCTCTTCTGCTTCATATAAGTTGCATAATATTCCAAATCTCTACCAGTCTGTTCCAACTGGGCTTCTAGAGGGTGTGGATATGAGGACCATGAATGATGCTGTCAAGCAATTAAGGGATGGTCATAGTTGCTCGAGTGAGGAAGTTGGCCAGGCGTTTTATGCAAGGTCCTATTCTGATTGCCTATTAAATCATAGTGGTCAATCTAGTTGGGATACTAAGAAACCTTATCTGTCTCCAGTTGGGAAACTTTGGGATATAACTGGTTCAAGGACTAGCAGTTCAAGGAAGCGAGGAAGCTTAAATCCGGAGCTTCCCTGCATCagtgaagaaaatgagaatgCAGATGAGGTAGCTGATATTTTCCAAGATGGCATTGTTTCAGATGCATTAAATAGCTCAATACAAAGAGTACCCCTTGCTGACATTACTGAGATTCCAAACCCTCCTGCATCAGTTTCTAAAGCTGAACCATATGCAGATAGACTTAGTCTAGATTCCGTGAACACTGAAATCAGCTTTACAGGCACTCATAAGAGCTTCAAACAGAGGCTTCGAATCCAAAACAGCAGCAAGAGAAGATATAACAATAAGGAGACAAACGATATTAAGAGGACCACTGGATCACTTCATAACAGGTTCAGTAAACCAAAATTATCTGGAAAAACCAGTTTGAGAAAAGGTGGTCCAAGTTTGTCAGAGCAGGAGCCGAAACGTAACAATATCGTGTCTAGCATGACTTCTTTCATTCCACTTGTTCAACAGAAACAAGCAGCTGCAGTTATAACAG GAAAGAGGGACATCAAAGTGAAGGCCCTGGAGGCAGCTGAAGCTACAAAGCGTCTtgcagaaaagaaagagaatgaacgcaagatgaagaaggaagcCTTGAAACTTCACCGGTCAAGAATGGAGCAGGAGAATATGAAGCAGTTGGAGCtgcagaaaaaaaagaaagaagaagagaggaagaaaaaagaagctGATATGGCATCAAAGAAGAGACAAAGGGAAGAGGaagaaagga agaaggaaagaaaaagaatgcgTGTTGAAGCCCGTAGACAGCAGAGAGAACATGAATACAAGTTACCTGCTGAAAAAGTAGAGAATGAAATGAAAAGCCAGGCCATT GATGGAAGCGGCCCTGGCGGTAAGAAATCTAAGGATGAAACGCCACATAAGAAAATGGAGGCAGAAAGGGGATTTGACAATTCCAGAAATATTTCGGAGACTGAGCCTAGTACTTCCAGGATTTCAATAAGCAACGCTGGAAGAGAAAGTATTGTCCATGAAGAGTTCCATGAGGCCTGGAGTAATTATGGGTATAAAGCAGAG GTACCGAGCGATTTAGACAAAGAAATGGAGAATTCAATTGGCATTACAAGTCAAGAGCAGTCTTATGACATCTCTCCATACAAAGAATCAGATGATGAAAATGACGATGATGACAATATCATACCGAATAGTAAATTTATTCCTTCATGGTCAAG TAAAAACTGCCTGGCTTTTGCTGTTTCTTGCCAGAATAGAGCAGACCCAGGGACGATCTTCCCCCCAGAAAGCTTTTGCTGCATCTCTGAAG TCCTCTTGCCTCGAAACCATCAATTAAACAACAGCAGAATGCGTTAA
- the LOC126591052 gene encoding uncharacterized protein LOC126591052 isoform X12 gives MEKLLVQIFERKKWIVNQAKQQTLLFEQHLASKCLIDGIAPPPWLCSSTDPNNVLKKQELNSGVPLRGALPVIPFSSHCSVFDKPAPTTHSGELPNGLCTELHGLDKGFGAGDEVSVLPRCCVGNAWRVSKSVPQDVREEDPSVTSPEDVRDARILDIYHDPALSAARGAGDGVSILPQCPVSNAACSSNGVPQDPRKEDLSNTSPEDHRDARTSDIYHDPALSLARVQRSKSRQKALEIRNSAKKCFSLDKNNGIGYASGTIGCAISSLQSDHVDELNLFKPPETSDYACEVEEAKIGEFQSKERGTTISSGRITRSRSSGQQERSLNVSGSVCIDQKSGGALADSIGILPQQSNHVNKQLELVNFSHITNDCRPENEAKVGDYFIKKKGSSMYSGRTTRSRSASQEPNRLDEMSKLEHLSNSISEDGVRNSLQQPKHVDEMVEVVKSCDVIDGSCEAKTKVGECWGKGTSDYSGRITRSRSSSRNPNDVNNSPKIDTSCVSVKGDGSIIHHSSGTSTQPPQPLSWTTGDPDFHGAHGSQVSILRSLPAQSNLEFCAVNGEKHSSKEDSSGEYVFRSTGSQAVCRTEKIVKGAIANTSSQRINQSTYAASKKSHDSQRTQISAGRSVPIQCDLDLWAENSTDSSDKENDADHYAGRKTGNNNNSKHLSEKMTRGSAGIRHQDVSSTMVKEVPCTQTSEFVKAATGGETEIDPDVLVEVSGSKLDGTGLKVGVEVLASRQPADCNVFVNPKQLNFDDVEESCRNGCYTPLKEGMQRRSSEKSSLSVMHTEDIRDEGMTVDYQENCNSSLPMNFLGDPEVSVKGKDLQSALSESPAEDSKSISNGNAVISVKEASYDHNDGGTSTLLESGNRESLCGSTGSVEHSPKASLESQGPLSREDVAKSILSRSPVEEKPRHEDQDMIESSESSPKAQIKEGETSDELNVVKPPDTSACEVEEAKIGDFQSKERGTAISSSRTARSRSSGQQESSLNVSDSASNARKTGGTLAGSIGISPRLSNHANQPLESVNFSHITNESCQKKEAKARDHFLLEGSCPQHKRRKIGHKTVDCLSASLDLREHGFYTVSRDSACGNLGSVEHRPKAMLESQGLSVSQEDVVKSNVSRISVEETHQNEDHHMIDWSESSPKAQMTEGRISLGCGNTSGNAPFTFMDKEFEESILSLMKQTGGRSQNSLMEETGVAHPPSIIVDSRSQCIEKNTVSLTLENHLTIGHAEHMTCARREMQEMRFDLEGTSNFGSPRSQSLDLIGSDDTKPELEGFVMQTDDEPTSIAGKGVGFDEWNLPSTTIEHASILEQLCQSACMQTPVACSSASYKLHNIPNLYQSVPTGLLEGVDMRTMNDAVKQLRDGHSCSSEEVGQAFYARSYSDCLLNHSCQSSWDTKKPYLSPVGKLWDITGSRTSSSRKRGSLNPELPCISEENENADEVADIFQDGIVSDALNSSIQRVPLADITEISNPPASVSKAEPYADRLSLDSVNTEISFTGTHKSFKQRTSFIPLVQQKQAAAVITAEATSVLQKRKRMNAR, from the exons ATGGAGAAGCTGTTGGTGCAGATCTTCGAGCGGAAGAAATGGATTGTTAACCAAGCAAAGCAGCAGACTTTACTCTTCGAGCAACACCTCGCCTCCAAATGCCTAATAGACGGAATCGCCCCTCCTCCCTGGCTTTGCTCCTCCACCGACCCCAACAATG TGTTGAAAAAACAAGAGCTGAATTCCGGAGTTCCACTCCGTGGCGCGCTGCCTGTGATCCCTTTTAGTAGTCACTGTTCTGTGTTTGACAAGCCAGCTCCCACAACTCACAGTGGGGAGCTACCAAATGGTTTGTGCACTGAACTTCATGGTTTGGACAAAGGTTTTGGTGCTGGAGATGAGGTGTCAGTTTTGCCACGGTGCTGCGTAGGTAATGCTTGGCGTGTTTCCAAAAGCGTTCCTCAAGATGTGAGGGAAGAGGATCCTAGTGTTACATCTCCAGAAGATGTGAGGGATGCAAGAATCTTAGACATTTACCATGATCCAGCTCTATCAGCAGCTAGAGGTGCAGGAGATGGGGTATCAATCTTGCCACAATGCCCTGTTAGTAATGCCGCATGTTCCTCCAACGGTGTTCCTCAAGATCCGAGAAAAGAGGATCTGAGTAATACATCTCCTGAAGATCACAGGGATGCAAGAACCTCTGACATTTACCATGACCCAGCTCTATCACTGGCTAGAGTTCAGAGATCCAAATCCAGACAAAAAGCTTTGGAAATTCGCAACAGTGCCAAAAAATGCTTTTCACTGGACAAGAACAATGGTATTGGGTATGCTAGTGGAACAATTGGGTGTGCGATATCTTCCCTACAGTCTGACCATGTTGATGAACTGAACTTATTCAAACCTCCTGAGACAAGTGATTATGCTTGTGAAGTGGAAGAAGCAAAAATAGGCGAGTTTCAAAGCAAGGAAAGAGGTACTACCATCTCCTCTGGTAGAATTACAAGATCTAGAAGCTCTGGTCAACAGGAGAGGTCTTTGAATGTCAGTGGCTCGGTTTGTATTGACCAAAAAAGTGGCGGTGCACTTGCAGATTCTATTGGCATATTACCTCAGCAGTCCAACCATGTAAATAAACAGTTGGAATTGGTTAATTTCTCTCATATCACTAATGATTGTCGCCCAGAGAATGAAGCAAAAGTAGGTGATTATTTTATCAAGAAAAAGGGAAGCAGCATGTACTCTGGGAGAACAACAAGATCTAGAAGTGCTAGTCAAGAACCTAATCGTCTTGATGAAatgtccaagttggagcatttatCTAACAGCATAAGTGAAGATGGTGTCAGAAATTCATTGCAACAACCGAAACATGTTGATGAAATGGTGGAAGTGGTGAAATCTTGTGATGTTATTGATGGAAGCTGTGAAGCGAAAACAAAAGTGGGGGAGTGCTGGGGCAAGGGAACCAGTGATTACAGTGGCAGAATAACAAGATCCAGAAGTTCTTCCCGAAACCCAAATGATGTTAACAATTCTCCGAAGATAGATACTTCCTGTGTTTCTGTGAAGGGTGATGGCAGTATAATCCATCATTCCAGCGGTACGTCAACACAGCCACCTCAGCCTTTAAGTTGGACTACAGGAGATCCTGATTTCCATGGTGCACATGGGTCTCAAGTGTCCATTTTAAGGTCTCTACCTGCTCAAAGTAATCTTGAGTTTTGTGCAGTAAATGGGGAAAAGCATTCAAGTAAGGAGGATTCTTCTGGGGAGTATGTCTTCAGAAGTACTGGGTCACAAGCTGTGTGTAGGACTGAAAAAATAGTGAAAGGTGCCATCGCCAATACATCCAGTCAAAGAATTAATCAGTCAACATATGCTGCATCTAAAAAGTCTCATGATTCACAGAGAACTCAAATATCTGCTGGAAGGTCTGTTCCAATTCAATGTGATCTAGATCTGTGGGCAGAGAATTCAACAGATTCTTCAGACAAGGAAAATGATGCAGATCACTATGCTGGTAGAAAGACAggtaacaacaacaacagcaaGCATTTGTCAGAGAAAATGACTCGTGGGTCTGCAGGAATCAGGCACCAGGATGTGTCAAGTACTATGGTAAAAGAGGTACCTTGTACGCAAACCAGTGAATTTGTTAAAGCTGCAACTGGTGGAGAAACTGAAATTGATCCTGATGTATTGGTTGAAGTTTCTGGATCAAAATTGGATGGTACTGGGCTTAAAGTTGGAGTGGAAGTTTTAGCCTCAAGGCAGCCAGCTGATTGTAATGTGTTTGTGAATCCCAAGCAACTTAATTTTGATGATGTGGAAGAGTCCTGTAGGAATGGATGTTATACTCCTCTTAAAGAGGGGATGCAGCGAAGGTCATCAGAGAAAAGTTCTCTTTCCGTGATGCACACTGAAGATATACGGGACGAAGGAATGACTGTTGATTACCAAGAAAACTGTAACTCATCCTTGCCGATGAATTTTCTCGGGGATCCAGAAGTTTCAGTCAAAGGAAAGGACCTCCAGAGTGCTTTATCTGAATCCCCTGCAGAGGATTCTAAAAGTATCTCTAATGGAAATGCTGTCATATCAGTAAAAGAGGCATCCTATGATCATAATGATGGAGGTACTAGTACTCTGCTAGAAAGTGGCAATAGAGAGTCTCTGTGTGGAAGCACAGGAAGCGTAGAGCACAGTCCAAAGGCCTCACTAGAATCTCAAGGCCCACTTTCTCGGGAGGATGTTGCAAAATCAATTCTTAGTAGAAGTCCAGTTGAAGAAAAGCCTCGACATGAGGACCAAGACATGATAGAGAGCTCTGAATCTTCACCCAAGGCACAGATTAAAGAG GGTGAAACTAGTGATGAACTGAACGTAGTCAAACCTCCTGATACAAGTGCTTGCGAAGTGGAAGAGGCAAAAATAGGTGATTTTCAAAGCAAGGAAAGAGGCACTGCTATCTCCTCTAGTAGAACTGCAAGATCTAGAAGCTCTGGCCAACAGGAGAGCTCTTTGAATGTCAGTGATTCAGCCAGTAATGCCAGAAAAACTGGCGGTACACTTGCAGGTTCTATTGGCATATCACCTCGGCTGTCTAACCATGCAAATCAACCCTTGGAATCGGTTAATTTTTCTCATATCACTAATGAAAGTTGccaaaagaaggaagcaaagGCAAGAGATCACTTTCTTTTGGAGGGTTCATGCCCTCAGCATAAACGAAGAAAGATTGGGCATAAAACAGTTGATTGCTTGTCTGCTTCCTTGGACTTGAGAGAACATGGCTTTTACACTGTCAGTAGAGATTCTGCGTGTGGGAACTTGGGAAGTGTAGAACATCGTCCAAAGGCCATGCTAGAATCTCAAGGACTTTCAGTTTCCCAGGAGGATGTTGTGAAATCAAATGTCAGCAGAATCTCAGTCGAAGAAACACATCAAAATGAGGATCACCACATGATAGATTGGTCTGAATCTTCACCTAAGGCACAGATGACAGAG GGTAGAATCAGCTTGGGATGCGGGAATACAAGTGGGAATGCACCTTTCACTTTCATGGATAAAGAATTTGAAGAATCAATCTTAAGTTTGATGAAGCAGACTGGTGGCCGGTCTCAAAATTCTTTGATGGAGGAAACAGGAGTAGCACATCCGCCAAGCATTATCGTTGATTCACGAAGTCAATGCATAGAAAAGAACACTGTTTCATTAACTCTTGAGAATCATCTTACAATAGGACATGctgaacatatgacttgtgCTCGAAGAGAAATGCAGGAAATGAGATTTGATCTTGAAGGGACCAGTAATTTTGGATCTCCACGTAGTCAATCCTTGGATTTGATTGGTTCCGATGATACAAAGCCTGAGCTTGAGGGGTTCGTTATGCAAACAGATGATGAACCAACAAGCATTGCTGGAAAGGGAGTTGGCTTTGACGAGTGGAACCTTCCAAGCACTACAATTGAACATGCCAGCATTCTGGAGCAGCTGTGCCAATCTGCTTGCATGCAAACTCCAGTTGCATGCTCTTCTGCTTCATATAAGTTGCATAATATTCCAAATCTCTACCAGTCTGTTCCAACTGGGCTTCTAGAGGGTGTGGATATGAGGACCATGAATGATGCTGTCAAGCAATTAAGGGATGGTCATAGTTGCTCGAGTGAGGAAGTTGGCCAGGCGTTTTATGCAAG GTCCTATTCTGATTGCCTATTAAATCATAGTTGTCAATCTAGTTGGGATACTAAGAAACCTTATCTGTCTCCAGTAGGGAAACTTTGGGATATAACTGGTTCAAGGACTAGCAGTTCAAGGAAGCGAGGAAGCTTAAATCCGGAGCTTCCCTGCATCagtgaagaaaatgagaatgCAGATGAGGTAGCTGATATTTTCCAAGATGGCATTGTTTCAGATGCATTAAATAGCTCAATACAAAGAGTACCCCTTGCTGACATTACTGAGATTTCAAACCCTCCTGCATCAGTTTCTAAAGCTGAACCATATGCAGATAGACTTAGTCTAGATTCCGTGAACACTGAAATCAGCTTTACAGGCACTCATAAGAGCTTCAAACAGAG GACTTCTTTCATTCCACTTGTTCAACAGAAACAAGCAGCTGCAGTTATAACAG CTGAAGCTACAAGCGTCTtgcagaaaagaaagagaatgaacgcaagatga